GTCCCGTTCGCGCAGCAGGTAGGCGTCGATGCGCTCCAGTGCGGTGCCCCGGCCGCCGAGCGCCGTCTCGGCCTCGGCCCGCAGCTCGGCGGCGCTGCGCTGGATGGCGGCGAGCGCCAGGTCGGCCTTGCCGGCGAAGTGGTGGTACATGCTGCCCTGGCCGGCCTGCGCGTGCTGCTGGATGGCCTTCGGGCTGGTGCCGACGTATCCGCGGTCCCACAGCAGCTCCTGCGTGCTGCGGATCAGGCGCTCGGCGGTGTCCGGCATGTCCACGGCATCACTGTACCTACGGGTAGGTACGGCGGATCAGAGCAGTTCGGGGGCGTGCTCGCGCACTGCGGCGAGGACCTCGGCCACGCTCGGGTTGACCATCGCGGCCGGGCCGACGAACACCGTCGGCACCGTTTCGTTGCCGTTCGCGACCTCGCGCACGCGCTCGGCTGCGCCCGGTTCCTCCCAGATGTTCACCTCGGTGAACGGCAGGCCGGCCCGCTCCAGGCCCGCGCGCAGCGCCATGCAGAAGCCGCAGCCGGGGCGCCAGTAGAACTCGACCGCGCGCTCAGTGTTCATACGTCCAGGTTAACCGGCACCCGGGATCGTTGCCGAGCAGTGATCTTGCGACAAGTAACACGAAAGGGTGATAGATCGAAAAAACAGGCGCAGCGTGACGAACCCGTCCCGCTTCAGCGTGGCACGGGAGGCCCGTTGTTTCGACAGTACTACCACTCTGCCCGAATTCTGTTACTCTTCGTGATCGGTGCGCTGGTCGCTGCCGGCACGCCGGTCGCCTTCGCGGACAACGTGACGGCGGGCCATGACGCTCTGCGCACCGGCTGGGACGACGACGAGGCCGGGCTGGCGCCGTCACAGGTGAGCGCCACCGACTTCGGCCAGCTGTTCGCGGCCCAGCTCGACGGCCAGATCTACGCCCAGCCGATCGTCGCGAACGGGGTCGTCATCGCGGCCACCGAGAACAACCACGCGTACGGCCTCGACCCGGTCACCGGCGCACAGAAGTGGCACGCCTCGTTCGGCAAGCCCTTCGCCGCGGCTACCGTCAGCTGCCAGGACCTGGCGCCGAACATCGGCGTCACCTCGACCCCGGTCTACGACCCGTCCAGCGGCACGGTCTACTTCACCGCCAAGGTCGACGACGGCCCGGACGCCCAGCACCCGCACTGGTACCTGCACGCGCTGGACGCCAAGACCGGTGCGGAACGCTCCGGTTTCCCGGCCACGATCAAGGGCGCGCCGAGCAACAACCCGGCCGTCCCGTTCAACCCGATGACCGCGATGCAGCGGCCCGGCCTGCTGCTGCTCGACGGCGTCGTCTACCTGGGCTTCGCCAGCCACTGCGACCGCACCCCGTACGTCGGTTACGTCGTGGGTGTCAACGCGACCAGCGGCGCGCAGACCGCGATGTGGGCGACCGAGGCCGCCGCCTCCGACGAGGGCGGCATCTGGCAGTCCGGATCGGGTCTGGTCTCCGACGGCCCCGGCCGGATCATCGTGGCCACCGGCAACGGCGTCGCACCCGCGCCCGGCCCCGGTGACCAGCCGCCGGCCACGCTCGGCGAATCCGTCGTGCGGCTGCAGGTCGGTGCGGACGGCAACCTGACGCCGGTCAGCTTCTTCAGCCCGCACGACAACACCAAGCTCAACCAGGACGACGCCGACCTCGGGTCGGGCGGCCCGATGGCGATCCCGTCGCGGTACGGCAACACCAACCACCCGCGCATGGTGGTGCAGATCGGCAAGGACGGGCGCCTGTACCTGCTCGACGCCGACCACCTCGGCGGTTCCGGCCAGGGCCCGAACGGCGGCGACGCCGTGGTCGGCGTGACCGGCCCGTTCCAGGGTGTCTGGGGCCGCCCGGCGTTCTGGGGCGGCGACGGCGGTTACGTCTACGTCGTCGGCGCCGGCGGCCCGCTGCGCGCGTTCAAGTACAACTCGGCCGCTCCATCGCTGACCTCGGTCGGCAACACCGCGGACAACTTCGGCTACACCTCCGGCTCGCCGGTGGTCACCTCGAGCGGCACCGCATCCGGTTCGGCGCTGGTCTGGGTCATCTACACCACCGGCCCGACTGGGGCGAACGCCCAGCTGCGGGCCTACGACCCGGTGCCGGTCAACGGCGTGCTCAAGCTCCGGTACTCGGCTCCGATCGGCACCTCGAGCAAGTTCTCCGTACCCGGCACCGACGGCGGCCGCGTCTACGCGGGCACCCGCGAGGGCAAGCTGTACGGCTTCGGCCGCCCGACCACCGCGGTGCTCGCCACCAAGCCCTACGACTTCGGCTCCGTGCCGGTCGGGCAGACGGCGAACGCGACGGTCACGGTGACCGCGAACCGGGACCTGACGGTGACCGGCGTGTCCACCGAGGCGCCGTTCTCGGTGAACCTGACCACGCCGGTGACGCTGACGAAGGGCCAGACGCTGTCCGTCCCGGTCCAGTTCACGCCCACCACGTGGGGCGGGGCCACCGGCAGCCTGACCTTCACCACCGACGCCGGCACCGCCGCGCTCGACCTGCACGGCCAGGGCACCCAGCCCGGCCTCGGGGCGAACCCGTCCGCGCTCGACTTCGGCGCCGTGCGCACCGGCGCGGCCAAGGAACTCGGCGTCAACATCGTCAACACCGGCACCACGCCGGAGACGATCACCGGGGTCACCGCGCCCACCGGTGCGTTCACGTCGGAGAACCTGCCCGCCGCGGGCACCGTGCTGCAACCGGGCGCGTCGCTGACCGTCTCGGTCGTCTACACGCCCACCAGCGGCACGGACAGCGGGGTGGCGGAGAGCTCGAAGTTCAGCGTGACCAGCGACCAGGGTTCGGTGACCGTCCCGCTCAAGGCGACGGCGCTGTCCGGACAGCCGCAGCTCACGCTCGAGCCGGAACTGGTCGACTACGGCATCGTCCCGGTCGGCAAACCGGTGACGAAGACGTTCACGATCGCCAACACCGGCACCGTGCCGCTGACCGTCACCAAGGCCAAGGCGCCCGAGGGCGTGTTCCACACCGACACACCGCTGGCGGAGGGCCAGGTCCTCGCGCCCGGCGACGAGCTGCAGCAGACGGTGACGTTCACGCCCACCGACGCCTACCCGGCGACGGCGCAGTACCAGGTGACCGGCGACGACGGCCGGGGCGCGCAGATCGTGACCCTGACCGGGAACATGGACCCGATCACCGACTACTACAACAAGCTCGGCGGTGCGCGGGGTTCGGTCCTGAGCGACCCGGTGTCCGGCCAGTACCCGACCGCCAACGGCGGTGAGGCGCAGGACTTCCGCGGCGGCACCATCTACTGGTCGCCGAACACCGGTCCGCACGCCGTGCTGGGGGACATCCTCGCCAAGTACAAGGCGATGGGCGGTCCGTCGAGCACGCTGGGCTACCCGGTCACCGACGAGCTGGTCACGCCGGACGGCATCGGCCGGTTCAACCACTTCGAGCAGGCCGCCGGCGGGTCGATCTACTGGTCGCCGGCCACCGGGGCGCACGCCGTCCAGGGCGCGATCCGGGCGAAGTGGGCCGCGCTCGGCTGGGAGGCCGGCGGCCTCGGCTACCCGGTCACCGACGAGCTGGTCACGCCGGACGGCACCGGCCGGTTCAACCACTTCAGCAAGTCGGCCTCGGTCTACTGGTCGCCCAGCACCGGCGCCCACGCGATCGTGGGCCAGATCCGGGACAAGTGGGCCGCGCTCGGCTGGGAGGCCGGCGGCCTCGGCTACCCGGTGACCGACGAGCTCGGCACACCCGACGGTGTCGGCCGGTTCAACCACTTCAGCAAGGACGGCTCGATCTACTGGACCCCGTCCGGCGGCGCGCACAACATCTGGGGTGCGATCCGGCAGGTGTGGCAGCAGACCGGTTGGGAGGCCGGACCGCTGGGTTACCCGGCCACCGACGAGCTGGTCGCCCCGGACGGCACCGGCCGGTTCAACCACTTCAGCAAGTCGGCGTCGATCTACTGGTCGCCGTCGACCGGCGCGCACGAGCTCTACGGCGCGATCCGGGACCGCTGGGCGCGGCTGGGCTGGGAGAAGTCCTACCTGGGTTACCCGACCTCCGGTGAGTTCGCCGCGGACGGCGGGCGGCGGAACAACTTCCAGTGGGGTTACATCCAGTGGTACCCCAGTGGATCCGTCGTGGACCGGCGCTACTGAGGTGAGCGGGGAGGCCATCCGCCCGGGTGGCCTCCCCGCTGCTCACGGGATGACCTTGCGCTTGCGCAGCTCGTCGAAGATCGACAGGAACATGCCCTCGGTGTCGACGAACTCGTGGAAACCGAACCGCCGGGCCTTCGAGCCGTCGGCGATCACGTCGTAGTCCCAGCCGAATACGAAGTCGCCGAAGCGCCACGAGGACACCTCGTCGTACGACGGCTGGAGCCCGTACCGGTCGCGCATCGCGTTCCACAGCGGTTCCTTGTCCGCCATCACGGTCTCCAGCGACATCTGCAGCGGCGGTGCGACCTCCAGATCGAACCAGCGGGCGAGCTTCGGCCACAGCTCGCTCCACCGGAACAGGTCACCGTTGTTGATGTTGAACGCCTGGTTGGCGCAGCGCTCGTCCGTCGCCGCCCACACCGTCGCCTTCGCGAGCAGACCGGCGTCGGTCATCTCCAGCAGCGAGGTGTAGGCGCCCGGCTTGCCCGGGAACCGCAGCGGCACCCCGAGTTCCTTCGAGATCGACGCGTAGACCGCGATCACCGTGGCCAGGTTCATCGGGTTGCCGAGCGCGAACCCGCACACCACCGACGGCCGCAGCGCCGACCACGTCCACGCCTTGCCCTGCTGTCGCTGTTCCAGGAAGTTCTGCTGGTCCACATTGAACTCCGGCGGCATGTGCCCGGCATCGTCCTCGCGCGCCGGGGTCCGGAACGGGCCGAGGTGCGCGCCGTAGACCTTGTAGCCCTGCATCAGGCTGACGTGCCGCAACCCGCGCGCGACGGGTTCGATCGCGTCCACGAGGTTGACCAGCATGCCGACGTTCGGCGGCACCAGCTCGGCCCACGTCGGCTTGTCCTGGTAGGCGGCGTAGAAGACGTGGGTCACGTCGGTCAGCCCGGCGAGCGCGTCCCGCGTGCCGGCGGGATCCAGCAGGTCGACCGCGATGTGGCGGACGCGCCCGCGGTCCGGTGCGCCGCGCCGGGACAGCCCGACGACGTCCCAGTCACCGAGCGAGACCAGGTGCTCGACGAGGTTGCGACCGATGACCCCGTTCGCCCCGGCGACCAGGGCGACCTTGCGTTCGTTGCTCATGATCCCAGCGTGCGCCGGGCTCGCTGATAAGTCGAAGTCCCGTTGGTCAGGGGAGGTATGAGCAACGTTTATGGACCGCGGAGGGCGCCTGCTCAGCCCCAGGTCCGCCCGGTGATCCGCTCGTACACCTCGATGTAGCGGTTGCGGGTGGTCTCGACGACGTCGGCCGGGATCTCCGGCGCGGGCGGGGTCTTGTCCCAGCCGGTGCCGCTGACCCAGTCGCGCACGTACTGCTTGTCGAAGGAGAACTGCGGGCGGCCGGGCTGCCAGCGGTCGGCGGGCCAGAACCGCGACGAGTCGGAGGTGAGGACCTCGTCGCCGAGGGTCAGCACCCCGTCGGCGTCCCAGCCGAACTCGAGCTTGGTGTCGGCCACGATGATCCCGTTCGCGGCGGCCCGCTCGGCTCCCGCGCGGTAGATCGCCAGCGTCAGCTCGCGCAGGCGCTCGGCGGTTTCGCGGCCTTCCTGGGCGATCACGTCGTCGAAGGTGATGAATTCGTCGTGCCCCTCGGTCGCCTTGGTGGTCGGCGTGAAGATCGGCTCCGGCAGTTTGCTGCCCTCGACCAGCCCGGGCGGCAGCTGGACGCCCGACACCGTGCCCCGCTTCTGGTACTCCTTGAGACCGAGCCCGGTCAGGTAACCGCGGGCGATGCACTCGACCTGCACCATCTTCAGCGGCTTGACGCGGACCGCGCGGCCGGCGAACTCCTCGGGGACCTCGGTGGACACCACGTGGTTGGGCACGATGCCGCTCAGGTGCTCGAACCACCACAGCGACAGCTGGGTGAGCAGCTTGCCCTTGTCCGGCACCGGGGTGGGCATCACCACGTCGTAGAGGGAGATCCGGTCGGAGGCGACCAGCACGATGTCGTCGCCGTCTTCGTAGAGCTCCCGGACCTTGCCCGCGTAGATGTGCTTCATGGTTCTCATCCCGTGTCGCCGATTTCGCCGCGCTCATCCTACGGTGCTGCTCAGCGACCGTTGACCTCGACATTACTGGAGGTCCTAGCTTGGGGATCATGGAACGGATTCCCTGGCCCGTGTGGCGGATCTCCCTGGTGATCGTCTTCGGCGCCTTCGTGGGCATGCTCGACTCGTCACTGGTCAACGTCGGGCTCGACCGGATCGGCGCCAACCTGGGCGCAACCCTGGACGAGGTGCAGTGGGTCTCCACGGCCTACCTGATCGCGCTCGCGGTGTCGCTGCCGCTGTGCGGCTGGCTCAGCCGGAAGGTCGGCGTGGGCCGGCTGTGGCTGGGCGCCTTCGCGGCGTTCACCGTGGCGTCCGGCTTGTGCGCGCTGGCCGGGAACGTCGAGTGGCTCGTCGTGCTGCGGGTCGTGCAGGGCCTGGCCGCCGGGCTGCTGACCCCGGCCGGGCAGACCGTCCTGGGGCAGGCCGTCGGCCCGCAGCGGCTGGGGCGGGTGATGAGCATCCTCGGCATCGCGGTGAGCAGTGCCCCCGCGATCGGCCCGACCGTCGGCGGGGTGCTGCTGGACTCGCTGTCCTGGCAGTGGCTGTTCCTGATCAACCTGCCGATCGGTGCGATCGGTGTCGCGCTCGGGCTCAGGTACGTGCCGCGCGGCGAGCCCGGCACCCCGGGCCGCCTGGACTGGACCGGCTTCGCGTTGATCGGGCTCGGGCTGCCGCTGTTCGTGTACGCGCTGAGCGCCGTCGGTGAGGGCGGCGGCGGGATCAAGCCGGCGGTGCTGGTGTCGCTCGTGCTGGGGGCGGCGGGCCTGGTGGCCTTCGCGCTGCGGTCGTGGCGGCGCGAGCGGCCGCTGCTGGACCTCACGCTGTTCCGCAACCGGGTGTTCACGGCCGGGACGGTGTCCAGCCTGTTCATCGGCGCGGCGATGTTCGGTGCGATGCTGCTGTTCCCGCTGTACTTCCAGATCCTGCGCGGCGCCGGCGTGGTGGCCACCGGGCTGTCGCTGCTGTCGCTCGGCCTGGGCACGATGGTGGTGATGCCGCTGGCCGGGTGGCTGACCGACCGGCACGGCGGCGGGATCGTGGCGCTCGCCGGCGGGGTCGGCACGGTGCTCGTCACGGTGCCGTTCGCCTTCCTCGGCGCCGATGCCGATCCGGTGCTGCTGCAGGTGCTGTTGTTCCTGCGCGGCATGGCGCTGGCGCTGTCCGCGTCCCCGGCCGGCACCGCCGCGTTCGCCTCGGTGCGGCGCGAACAGCTTCCGGACGCCACCACGACGCTGAACATCCTGATGCGCGTGGGCGGCGCGGTCGGGGGCGCGACGATCGCGGTCGTGCTGTCCCGCCTGCTGCCCACCGGGGCCGAGCACGCCTTCCAGGTCGCGTTCTGGTGGCTGACCGGGGCATCCGTGGCGGCGCTGGCCGCCGCGTGGTGGCTGTGGCGGGTGCAGTGGCATGAGCGGATCCAGCCGGCCGTGGTGCCGGCATAAGCTGAGGTCATGACGCTGCGGCAGCTGGAGTACCTGGTGACGATCGTGGACACCGGTTCGTTCACACGGGCCGCCGAGCTGCTGCACGTGACGCAGCCCGCGTTGTCGCACCAGGTGCGGGCGCTGGAGCGGGCCACCGGCGGACCGCTGCTGGAACGGCTGCCCCGATCGGTGCGGCTGACGCCGATGGGCCGCGCGATGCTGCCACACGCGCGGGCCACCCTGGCCGCGGCGCAGAAGTCCGTGTCCGCCGCCCGGCAGGCGGCGGGCCTGCAGTGCGGCGAGATCATGGTCGCGACCGTCTACTCGCTGAGCCTGGGCGTGCTGCCGCCGGTGCTCAAGGCGTGGCGGCGCGCCCATCCCGGCGTGCACGTGCGGCTGTTCGAGCACCGGCACGCCGGGGAGCTCGCCGAGGCGATGGCGCAGGGAC
The sequence above is a segment of the Amycolatopsis viridis genome. Coding sequences within it:
- a CDS encoding glutaredoxin domain-containing protein, with protein sequence MNTERAVEFYWRPGCGFCMALRAGLERAGLPFTEVNIWEEPGAAERVREVANGNETVPTVFVGPAAMVNPSVAEVLAAVREHAPELL
- a CDS encoding choice-of-anchor D domain-containing protein → MIGALVAAGTPVAFADNVTAGHDALRTGWDDDEAGLAPSQVSATDFGQLFAAQLDGQIYAQPIVANGVVIAATENNHAYGLDPVTGAQKWHASFGKPFAAATVSCQDLAPNIGVTSTPVYDPSSGTVYFTAKVDDGPDAQHPHWYLHALDAKTGAERSGFPATIKGAPSNNPAVPFNPMTAMQRPGLLLLDGVVYLGFASHCDRTPYVGYVVGVNATSGAQTAMWATEAAASDEGGIWQSGSGLVSDGPGRIIVATGNGVAPAPGPGDQPPATLGESVVRLQVGADGNLTPVSFFSPHDNTKLNQDDADLGSGGPMAIPSRYGNTNHPRMVVQIGKDGRLYLLDADHLGGSGQGPNGGDAVVGVTGPFQGVWGRPAFWGGDGGYVYVVGAGGPLRAFKYNSAAPSLTSVGNTADNFGYTSGSPVVTSSGTASGSALVWVIYTTGPTGANAQLRAYDPVPVNGVLKLRYSAPIGTSSKFSVPGTDGGRVYAGTREGKLYGFGRPTTAVLATKPYDFGSVPVGQTANATVTVTANRDLTVTGVSTEAPFSVNLTTPVTLTKGQTLSVPVQFTPTTWGGATGSLTFTTDAGTAALDLHGQGTQPGLGANPSALDFGAVRTGAAKELGVNIVNTGTTPETITGVTAPTGAFTSENLPAAGTVLQPGASLTVSVVYTPTSGTDSGVAESSKFSVTSDQGSVTVPLKATALSGQPQLTLEPELVDYGIVPVGKPVTKTFTIANTGTVPLTVTKAKAPEGVFHTDTPLAEGQVLAPGDELQQTVTFTPTDAYPATAQYQVTGDDGRGAQIVTLTGNMDPITDYYNKLGGARGSVLSDPVSGQYPTANGGEAQDFRGGTIYWSPNTGPHAVLGDILAKYKAMGGPSSTLGYPVTDELVTPDGIGRFNHFEQAAGGSIYWSPATGAHAVQGAIRAKWAALGWEAGGLGYPVTDELVTPDGTGRFNHFSKSASVYWSPSTGAHAIVGQIRDKWAALGWEAGGLGYPVTDELGTPDGVGRFNHFSKDGSIYWTPSGGAHNIWGAIRQVWQQTGWEAGPLGYPATDELVAPDGTGRFNHFSKSASIYWSPSTGAHELYGAIRDRWARLGWEKSYLGYPTSGEFAADGGRRNNFQWGYIQWYPSGSVVDRRY
- a CDS encoding SDR family oxidoreductase — protein: MSNERKVALVAGANGVIGRNLVEHLVSLGDWDVVGLSRRGAPDRGRVRHIAVDLLDPAGTRDALAGLTDVTHVFYAAYQDKPTWAELVPPNVGMLVNLVDAIEPVARGLRHVSLMQGYKVYGAHLGPFRTPAREDDAGHMPPEFNVDQQNFLEQRQQGKAWTWSALRPSVVCGFALGNPMNLATVIAVYASISKELGVPLRFPGKPGAYTSLLEMTDAGLLAKATVWAATDERCANQAFNINNGDLFRWSELWPKLARWFDLEVAPPLQMSLETVMADKEPLWNAMRDRYGLQPSYDEVSSWRFGDFVFGWDYDVIADGSKARRFGFHEFVDTEGMFLSIFDELRKRKVIP
- a CDS encoding phosphoribosylaminoimidazolesuccinocarboxamide synthase, with the protein product MKHIYAGKVRELYEDGDDIVLVASDRISLYDVVMPTPVPDKGKLLTQLSLWWFEHLSGIVPNHVVSTEVPEEFAGRAVRVKPLKMVQVECIARGYLTGLGLKEYQKRGTVSGVQLPPGLVEGSKLPEPIFTPTTKATEGHDEFITFDDVIAQEGRETAERLRELTLAIYRAGAERAAANGIIVADTKLEFGWDADGVLTLGDEVLTSDSSRFWPADRWQPGRPQFSFDKQYVRDWVSGTGWDKTPPAPEIPADVVETTRNRYIEVYERITGRTWG
- a CDS encoding MDR family MFS transporter; this encodes MERIPWPVWRISLVIVFGAFVGMLDSSLVNVGLDRIGANLGATLDEVQWVSTAYLIALAVSLPLCGWLSRKVGVGRLWLGAFAAFTVASGLCALAGNVEWLVVLRVVQGLAAGLLTPAGQTVLGQAVGPQRLGRVMSILGIAVSSAPAIGPTVGGVLLDSLSWQWLFLINLPIGAIGVALGLRYVPRGEPGTPGRLDWTGFALIGLGLPLFVYALSAVGEGGGGIKPAVLVSLVLGAAGLVAFALRSWRRERPLLDLTLFRNRVFTAGTVSSLFIGAAMFGAMLLFPLYFQILRGAGVVATGLSLLSLGLGTMVVMPLAGWLTDRHGGGIVALAGGVGTVLVTVPFAFLGADADPVLLQVLLFLRGMALALSASPAGTAAFASVRREQLPDATTTLNILMRVGGAVGGATIAVVLSRLLPTGAEHAFQVAFWWLTGASVAALAAAWWLWRVQWHERIQPAVVPA